From one Nonomuraea polychroma genomic stretch:
- a CDS encoding sugar phosphate isomerase/epimerase family protein, whose amino-acid sequence MKIALDPYMVRHTPLLELPALVAELGYEYIELSPREDFLPFFLHPRADRDTVTAFRSALAAADVKISSVLPLYRWSGPAEEERQAAVRYWKRAIEITVELGCTVMNSEFNGRPEQASRSEAMFWRSMEELLPVFEREGVELRLEPHPDDFVEDGKTAVDMVRGINSPLVSFLYCAPHTFHQGGNLTEIMKYAGDLLTHVHVADSFDHRASSGLRYIVNPPGSTARVHQHLNIGQGEVDWDEFFGTLGRLGFDGIMTACVFAWEDKARESSLFMLQEMTKRTASW is encoded by the coding sequence ATGAAGATCGCCCTCGACCCGTACATGGTGCGCCACACGCCGCTGCTCGAACTGCCCGCGCTGGTCGCGGAGCTGGGCTACGAGTACATCGAGTTGTCGCCGCGCGAGGACTTCCTGCCCTTCTTCCTGCACCCGAGGGCCGATCGGGACACCGTCACGGCCTTCAGGTCCGCCCTAGCCGCGGCCGACGTCAAGATCTCCTCGGTGCTGCCGCTCTACCGCTGGTCCGGCCCCGCCGAGGAGGAGCGCCAGGCGGCGGTGCGCTACTGGAAGCGGGCCATCGAGATCACGGTCGAGCTCGGCTGCACCGTCATGAACTCCGAGTTCAACGGCCGCCCCGAACAGGCGTCCCGGAGCGAGGCCATGTTCTGGCGGTCGATGGAGGAGCTCCTGCCCGTCTTCGAGCGCGAAGGCGTGGAGCTGCGCCTGGAGCCACACCCGGACGACTTCGTCGAGGACGGCAAGACCGCCGTCGACATGGTGCGCGGGATCAACTCGCCGCTCGTGTCGTTCCTCTACTGCGCGCCGCACACCTTCCATCAGGGCGGCAACCTGACCGAGATCATGAAGTACGCCGGTGATCTGCTCACGCACGTGCACGTCGCCGACTCCTTCGACCATCGTGCCTCGTCCGGTCTGCGCTACATCGTCAACCCGCCGGGCTCGACCGCCCGGGTCCACCAGCACCTGAACATCGGCCAGGGCGAGGTCGACTGGGACGAGTTCTTCGGCACCCTGGGCCGCCTCGGCTTCGACGGGATCATGACCGCGTGCGTCTTCGCATGGGAGGACAAGGCGCGCGAATCAAGCCTGTTCATGCTCCAGGAGATGACCAAGCGCACGGCCTCATGGTGA
- a CDS encoding AAA family ATPase: protein MTEIELTEARALAESLRKVYTAVAERIGADNAASPLITKVTGHLGCPLSDVVVVEEKYRLYEHAALQVAADLYLDAHSPGAQWFGIVGGERRWESIINMLLSAMREGSRMFGRPDYGTAPIGPDATIEVVQLGLVATTAPDGSPVVIGLSNRDDYDAYSLLTVLSAGRQAATAVRGEIDRLMREHDPFRGQVLSFGFSEHRDNELLTFLPRPELGAEEVILPEGRLEAIEDHIVGIAELAGRLTAAGQHLRRGLLLYGPPGTGKTHTTRYLIGRLRDHTAVLMTGPAMRKIDYAVAMARKLAPSIVVVEDVDLIAEDRSQYETSPLLFSLLDAMDGISGDVDVTFVLTTNRVEALEKALVQRPGRVDLAVEIPPPDAAARERLILLYARNQPIVADVAKVVAATEGVTASFIKELLRRVILVALRSDEPALTDGHFDTALQAMAGDNQALTRALLGSQETGTVTGPKDERAPARLQPPSC from the coding sequence GCTGCCCGCTCAGCGACGTCGTGGTCGTGGAGGAGAAGTACCGGCTGTACGAGCACGCGGCGCTGCAGGTCGCCGCCGACCTCTACCTGGACGCGCACTCCCCCGGCGCTCAGTGGTTCGGCATCGTCGGCGGGGAGCGGCGCTGGGAGAGCATCATCAACATGCTGCTGTCGGCGATGCGCGAGGGCAGCCGGATGTTCGGCCGCCCCGACTACGGCACCGCCCCGATCGGCCCCGACGCCACCATCGAGGTCGTGCAGCTCGGCCTGGTCGCGACGACAGCGCCCGACGGCAGCCCGGTCGTCATCGGGCTGAGCAACAGGGACGACTACGACGCCTACAGCCTGCTCACCGTGCTGTCGGCCGGCCGCCAGGCGGCCACTGCCGTACGCGGCGAGATCGACCGGCTCATGCGGGAGCACGATCCGTTCCGCGGCCAGGTGCTCAGCTTCGGATTCAGCGAGCACCGGGACAACGAGCTGCTCACCTTCCTGCCCCGCCCGGAGCTCGGCGCCGAGGAGGTGATCCTGCCGGAGGGGCGGCTCGAGGCCATCGAGGATCACATCGTGGGCATCGCCGAGCTGGCCGGCCGCCTCACCGCGGCCGGTCAGCACCTGCGCCGGGGGCTGCTGCTCTACGGCCCGCCCGGCACCGGCAAGACCCACACCACGCGTTACCTCATCGGCCGGCTGCGCGACCACACGGCGGTGCTGATGACGGGCCCCGCCATGCGCAAGATCGACTACGCGGTGGCGATGGCCCGTAAACTCGCGCCGTCCATCGTGGTCGTCGAGGACGTCGACCTGATCGCCGAGGACCGCAGCCAGTACGAGACCAGCCCGCTGCTGTTCTCCCTGCTGGACGCCATGGACGGGATCAGCGGCGACGTCGACGTGACGTTCGTCCTGACGACCAACCGTGTCGAGGCCCTGGAGAAGGCCCTGGTCCAGCGGCCCGGCCGGGTGGACCTCGCGGTGGAGATCCCGCCCCCCGACGCGGCCGCCCGGGAGCGTCTGATCCTTCTGTACGCCCGGAACCAGCCCATCGTGGCCGACGTCGCCAAGGTGGTCGCCGCCACCGAGGGCGTCACCGCGTCCTTCATCAAGGAACTGCTGCGCCGCGTCATCCTGGTCGCGCTGCGCTCGGACGAGCCCGCACTCACCGACGGCCACTTCGACACGGCCCTGCAGGCCATGGCGGGCGACAATCAGGCGCTCACCCGCGCCCTCCTGGGCTCCCAGGAGACCGGCACGGTCACGGGTCCCAAGGACGAGCGAGCGCCCGCACGACTGCAGCCGCCCAGCTGCTGA